One genomic segment of Pseudonocardia sp. T1-2H includes these proteins:
- a CDS encoding HAD family hydrolase, translating into MTRLHVFDMDGTLLRGAATVELSRHLGTFEVADAVERAWNAGQLTDLQFWESVLPLWMDASDAEIDAAFAAAAWIEGVPEVFADIRARGEHIAVISQSPHFFVRRLEGWGAHRTFGSDVAPGRPPTTDSLLTLQDKVDITLGLLADLGLSEDDCTAYGDSRSDVLLFERLTRTVGINPTDVLRDRCAVVYEGLDLRAAYALGRDLVPS; encoded by the coding sequence ATGACCCGCCTGCACGTCTTCGACATGGACGGCACGCTGCTGCGCGGCGCCGCCACCGTGGAACTGTCGCGCCACCTCGGCACGTTCGAGGTCGCGGACGCCGTCGAACGGGCCTGGAACGCCGGACAGCTGACCGACCTGCAGTTCTGGGAGTCGGTGCTGCCCCTCTGGATGGACGCCTCCGATGCCGAGATCGACGCCGCCTTCGCAGCCGCCGCCTGGATCGAAGGCGTCCCGGAGGTCTTCGCGGACATCCGGGCCCGCGGCGAACACATCGCCGTGATCTCCCAGTCCCCGCACTTCTTCGTGCGCAGGCTGGAGGGGTGGGGTGCGCACCGGACGTTCGGCTCGGACGTCGCGCCCGGCCGCCCGCCGACCACGGATTCGCTGCTCACCCTGCAGGACAAGGTCGACATCACCCTGGGCCTGCTCGCGGACCTCGGGCTGAGCGAGGACGACTGCACGGCCTACGGCGACTCCCGCTCCGACGTGCTGCTGTTCGAGCGGCTCACCCGCACCGTCGGGATCAACCCCACCGACGTGCTGCGCGACCGGTGCGCCGTCGTCTACGAGGGCCTCGACCTGCGCGCGGCCTACGCGCTCGGCCGGGACCTGGTGCCGTCGTGA
- a CDS encoding TetR/AcrR family transcriptional regulator: MRARPRSDATRLTLLNAALDVAAEYGVKGVTHRRVASAAGLSLGLTSYHFANLDDLLLEAFRLFVSHTSALYERQFHEATDLESMIDAALAVVNALKDSARERTLLYELYAQSVRDPAYRELVISWAESARAGVERLYSARTARFLEAAWEGANAQLIQGRDDQSEDELRDLFRLILLQDSNELTGGTTAATPRG; this comes from the coding sequence GTGCGAGCGAGACCTCGTTCCGATGCCACCCGCCTCACCCTCCTCAATGCAGCCCTCGATGTTGCTGCCGAGTACGGGGTCAAGGGCGTCACCCACCGACGGGTCGCCAGCGCCGCCGGCCTGTCCCTCGGGCTGACCAGCTACCACTTCGCCAACCTCGACGATCTACTACTCGAGGCGTTCCGGCTCTTCGTCTCGCACACCTCGGCCCTGTACGAGCGTCAGTTCCACGAAGCCACCGACCTCGAGTCCATGATCGACGCGGCCCTCGCGGTCGTGAACGCGCTCAAGGACAGTGCCCGAGAACGCACCTTGCTCTACGAGCTCTACGCCCAGAGCGTCCGCGACCCCGCCTACCGAGAGCTCGTCATTTCCTGGGCAGAATCAGCACGCGCGGGCGTGGAACGTCTCTACAGCGCACGCACTGCCCGGTTCCTCGAGGCCGCCTGGGAAGGCGCCAACGCGCAGCTGATCCAAGGTCGCGACGATCAGTCCGAGGATGAACTACGCGACCTGTTCCGCCTGATCCTGCTTCAAGACTCGAACGAGCTCACAGGTGGCACAACCGCAGCCACCCCTCGCGGCTGA
- a CDS encoding flavin reductase family protein, whose translation MASKLSIGPLPVDQAELRRAYSCFPSGVTAVCALDDEEPVGIAASSFTSVSITPPLVSVCVAHSSTTWPRLRQLPRLGVSVLADGQEALCRSLAAKDRDRFADVPWEPSEDGAIFVRGATAWLECSVHSEVTAGDHDIVLLQIHRLTADPRNEPLVFHSSRFRRLIALES comes from the coding sequence ATGGCCTCGAAACTGAGTATCGGTCCGCTGCCCGTTGACCAGGCGGAGTTGAGGCGAGCCTACAGCTGTTTCCCCAGCGGCGTGACCGCTGTCTGTGCGCTGGACGACGAGGAGCCCGTCGGGATCGCGGCGAGCTCGTTCACCTCTGTCTCGATCACTCCACCGCTGGTGTCGGTCTGTGTGGCACACAGCTCGACGACTTGGCCGCGGTTGCGGCAGCTGCCCCGGCTGGGGGTGAGCGTGCTCGCCGACGGCCAGGAGGCGCTGTGCCGCTCACTCGCGGCGAAGGACCGCGACCGGTTCGCCGACGTGCCGTGGGAGCCCAGCGAAGACGGCGCCATCTTCGTCAGGGGCGCTACAGCATGGCTCGAGTGCTCGGTGCACTCCGAGGTGACCGCGGGCGACCACGACATCGTGCTGCTGCAGATCCACCGTCTGACCGCAGATCCCCGCAACGAGCCGCTGGTCTTCCACAGCAGCCGGTTCCGTCGCCTCATCGCACTCGAATCCTGA